Genomic segment of Dunckerocampus dactyliophorus isolate RoL2022-P2 chromosome 13, RoL_Ddac_1.1, whole genome shotgun sequence:
TATGTATGCGTCACTTGAGTATTAGTTTTCTTAAGCCTTTCTCCTTCAAGAGGCTATCCTGTCTCCGCCGACTAGAGATTGATTACTGGCCCTGGTTGGACACGCTCCCCCCTCTCTCACTGCATGGCCTCAACCTCACAACCTTATTCGTAACTAACACTAATCTTTCTGCCTTCCCTGGTGCAGCATTGCGCCACCTGCCCTACCTCACACATCTCAACTTGTCTTTCTGCCGCATTCAGCATATCCATCAAGGAGAGCTGGGCCACCTCCCGCATTTGATGGAGCTCCGTCTCCAAGGTGCTCAGCTTGTTTCTATTGAGACCTTTGCGTTTATTGGCCTGAAATCTTTGAAACTACTGGATGTGTCACAAAATCGCCTGGACTCTCTGGAGAGGGGGGTGTTTGCATCACCAGACAGCCTCCAGAGACTTTGTCTGGGTGGAAACCCGTTAGTGTGCGACTGCAGATTGCTTTGGTTGCTGAATAGCTACAGGCCCTCATCCCTGCATATTCTTGACATCCAGCCGGAGTGCAGCGCCCCTGAGCACCTCCTGGGAAAAACTCTGCGTGAGCTCAAAGAACCACTGGTCTCTAGGTACATGACCTGCACCAAGCCTCAAATCGgaccaaacacaacacaactgctAATGGCTGATGAGGGTCAACCTGCCCGCCTGAGCTGCATGGCCGAGGGAGCGCCGCGGCCGTCAGTGGTCTGGATTACACCTCACAGACGCTACGTCACAGCCAAGAGCAGTGGCCGGGTGGAAGTCCAACCAGATGGTACACTGGAGATCAAGGCCGCAGAGCTGCATGACAGCGGGGTGTACTTGTGTATCGCGAGTAAccctgctggcaatgccagcTTGTCTGCATCTTTAGCTGTGAAGAGTCTGGGCATTGGGGACAGGTCTCACAATAGCAACAGGAGCTCAAATTATTTGACAGACTCAAACAACACTTCGGGGAATGGGACTGTGTTGTACAACATGACAGTCCCCATCGACATTAAGACTATCATTATATCCACAGCCATGGGCTGCCTGTCTTTCCTAGGTGTGGTCGTCTTCTG
This window contains:
- the lingo2b gene encoding leucine-rich repeat and immunoglobulin-like domain-containing nogo receptor-interacting protein 2b, giving the protein MTVGNVGKRVMRHPALHYHLLLGGAVLLLLARSALSCPARCECSAQTKSVSCHRRRLSTIPEGIPIETRVLDLSKNKLRTITPDNFSSFGQLEDLDLSDNLISVVETGSFRCQLALRSLNFRSNMLQLVPAGVLSGLTNLTRLDLSHNRLVVLLDHAFQDLRKLASLEVGDNELVFVSQRAFMGLTGLQSLTLERSNLTVVPTDALAHLHNLVELCMRHLSISFLKPFSFKRLSCLRRLEIDYWPWLDTLPPLSLHGLNLTTLFVTNTNLSAFPGAALRHLPYLTHLNLSFCRIQHIHQGELGHLPHLMELRLQGAQLVSIETFAFIGLKSLKLLDVSQNRLDSLERGVFASPDSLQRLCLGGNPLVCDCRLLWLLNSYRPSSLHILDIQPECSAPEHLLGKTLRELKEPLVSRYMTCTKPQIGPNTTQLLMADEGQPARLSCMAEGAPRPSVVWITPHRRYVTAKSSGRVEVQPDGTLEIKAAELHDSGVYLCIASNPAGNASLSASLAVKSLGIGDRSHNSNRSSNYLTDSNNTSGNGTVLYNMTVPIDIKTIIISTAMGCLSFLGVVVFCFLLLFAWSRGKGRHKSNFDIEYVPRKSNGASNEVTETSGPRRVNMKMI